A region of the Pseudonocardia cypriaca genome:
ATCGATCTCGGCGAGGCTCTGCTTCGTCCCGATGACGCGGGCGCGGAACTGCGCGTCGACGGTCGAGAGGAGCTGTTCAGCAGGCACGGCGACGAACCGGGCCGGGTCGTCGCCGACGCGGCCCACCGCGTTCTTGGCCTCGAGCCGGCGCAACGTCTCGTAGACCTTCGGCTGCGGGATCCCGGTCCGGTTGGCGAGGGCGTACCCGGTCATCGGCTCGGCCCCGAGCAGCCCGACGTACGCGCGTGCCTCGTACTGCGAGAACCCCAGCTCGGTGAGCTGCTCGACCGCCCTGCCGACTCCGTCCACAGCCACCCCCCGACGTAGTAACGACTGTCGTAGTTAGGCTACCGCGGCTCAGAGTTCGAGCACGCGCTCGGCATTGCCGTGGAACACGTCGGCGAGCACGTCGTCGGCGTAGCCGAGCTCCTCCCACTCCCGGAAGATGCGCTCGTAGGGGAGGCTGGGGTGATCGCTCCCGAACATGATCTTATGGCGCAGGCGCCCGCGGATGTCCTTCTTGAGCTGGTCCGGGAAGTACTTCGGGGCCCAGCCCGAGAGCTCCCAGTGGACGTTGCCCTTGTGCAGGGCCACCGCGGTCATCTCGTCGACCCACGGCCACCCCGGATGGGCGGCGATGATCGTCATGTCGGGGAAGTCGGCGGCGAGGTGGTCCACGGCGATCGGGTGCGCGTGCTCGATCCGGGATCCGAGCCCGCCCGGCATACCCGCCCCCATGCCGGTGGTGCCGACGTCCACCATGACCGGTACGCCGAGCTCGTTGATCGTCTCCCACAAGGGGTACAGCTCCCGGTCGTCGACCCGGTATCGGCCCATGATCGGGTGGAAGTGGAAGCCGAGCACGCCCAGTTCGGTCACGGCCCGCTTGGCCTCGGCGATCGCCTGCTCGCCCTTGTGCGGATCGACCGCGCCCCAGCTGTGGATGACGCGCTCGGGGTACTTCGCACGCAGCGAGGTGACGTAGTCGTTGCTGCACGGAGGCGCCCCGATGACGGACTCGATGTCGAAGGCGACCAGCACGACCTCGACACCCGCCTCGTCGAACTTCTCGATGACCTGTTCCTCGGTCTCCGCCTCCCACGCGCGACCCCAGTACTGGCCGAGTGCCTCGACGAACACACCTTGTGAGTCGATCCACGGCTGCGTGCCCGGGTACGCGTGCAGGTCGATACGACGCACTGTTCTCACCCTTCAGTCACGGAAGCGACGAGGTCCTTCTTGGACACCTTCCCGATCGGGGAGAGCGGGAGCTCGTCGAAGAATTCGAGGCGTTCCGGCAGCTTGTGCTTGGCGATCTCGAACGCCAGCAGGAAGTCGCAGAGCTCGCCGAGCTCGAGCTCCGTGCCGGGCCGCAGCACGACGCAGGCGCACATCCGCTCGCCGAGGACCTCGTCGGGCACCGGCACGCAGGCGACGTTCGCGACGTCCGGGTGGGCGAGGATCAGGTTCTCGACCTCCTCGGCGCTGATCTTCTCCCCACCCCTGTTGATCAGGTCCTTCTTGCGGCCCTCCACCACGTAGTTGCCGGACGGGTGCAGCCGCATCAGGTCCCCGGTGAGGTAGTAGCCGTCCGGGGTGAAGGCCTTGGTGTTGTGCTCGGGCGCACGGAAGTACCCGCGCAGCGTGTACGGACCGCGTACGCACAGCTCGCCGACCTCACCCGGGGGCACGTCCCGACCGTCGTCGTCCACGAGCCGCACCTCGTCGTCGGGACAGATCGGGCGCCCGCACGTCTCCCGGCGCACGTCGTCCGGATCGTCGAGGCGGACGAACATCAGCAGTCCCTCTGCCATCCCGAAGTTCTCCTGCACGACGGCGGTGGGGATCAGCCGGCCGGCGCGCTCGCGGACCTCGGGCTGCAGCCGTTGGCCGCCGCTCTGCAGGACCCGCAGCGACGACAGGTCGTGGCTACCGATGCCCGGGTCGGCGAGCCACCGGATCAGCAGCGACGGGACCAGGTGGATGTGGGTCACCCGATGCCGCTCGACCAGGTCGAACACGTCGGCAGGCCGGGTGGAGGTGCTCAGCACCACCCGTGCGCCGCGCAGCAGGAATCCCTGCAGGCCCGGGCAGGCCAGCGGCAGGTTGTGCTCGATCGGGAGCGCGAGCAGCAGCGCGTCGTCCGGGCTCACGTCGCACACCGAGACGGCCAGCCGCGAGTTGAACACGTAGTCGTTGTGGCTGCGCGGGATCAGCTTCGGCACGCCGGTCGTCCCACCGGACAGCAGGAAGACCGCGGGGTCGTCCGGGTCGATCTCGACCGACGCCAGCGCCTCCTCCGGCGCGTCCGGCTTCCGGAGGAGCAGCTCCTCCAGCGCGACGAACCGGTCGTCCAGAGGATCGTCCGACCCCTGCACCAGGCCGAGCAGCTGCCGCTCCTGGTCCTTGCCGATCCGGCGGACCATGTCGGGGAACGAGAAGTCCCCATCCCTGGAACTCCTGTGGCGCGCGGGGACGGCGCACGCGACCGCGTCGGTGAGGGACACGCAGTGCGCGATCTCCCGGTACCGGTGCGACGGCAGCGCCAGCACCGGGACGGCACCGAGCTTCTGCAGCGCGAAGTAGAGGTAGACGAAGATCGCCGTGTTGGGCAGCTGCACGACCACCCGGTCGCCTGCCCGCAGCCCGAGGTCGACGAGGTTGCGGGCGAGGTGGGTGGATCGCTCGTCCAGCTGCCGGTAGGTGATCTGCTCGGGCCCGTCGACCACCGCGATGCGGTCGGCGTACGTGTGGAACACGTCGTCGAACTCGGCCCGCAGCGGCCGGTCCCGCCAGTAGCCGCGCGCCCGGTAGCGCGCTGCGAACTCGGGAGGGAAGGGGACGACTCCGTCGATCATCGGGCGAGCTCCTCGAGGGTGCGCTGCTTGGTCTCCACGCCGTGGCGGAGGAAGACGACCAGCCCGACGACCAGCACGGCGCCGAAGAGGGCGAACATCCAGGCGATCCCCCCGGCCCGGCCGACCAGCAGGCCGAGCACGATGGGTGCGATCACCGCGGAGCCGCTGCGGAACGTGCTCCCGACCATCGTGGCCCAGGCCCGCATGCGCGTCGGGTACAGCTCGGCGGTGTACATGTAGATCAGCGGCGCGTTGATGTTGACCCCGACGAGCAGGGTGGCGCTGGCGATGAACAGGACCACCCAGCCGGACGCCCCGGCCACGCCGAACGCGATCACGCCGAACGCGGCGCCGACGAGGGCCAGGAGGTAGCCGGCGGTGAACCAGAACCGGCGGCCGAGCCGGTCCAACGTCGCCGCCGCGAGGTAGACCACGAGCATGTCCCCGACCGTGACGGCCGCGGAGAGCAGCGACGCGTGCGACTGCGACACCCCGGCGCGCACGAGCAGGGTGGGCAGGAACGTCGTGAGGCCCCAGAGCGCGAAGTAGGTGGTGAACCACGTGCACCACAGCATCGCCGTGCGGTTCCGGTAGGCCGGCGCGAACAGCTCGCCGAAGCGGGTGCGCGGCTCCTTGACCGCTGGCACCGGGACGGCCACGTCGTCGCCGGTCGGCGCGGGCTTGCCGATCGCGCGGCTCGCCTCCATCTCCTCGACGGTGCGGCGCGCGGTCTCGAGATCCCCCTTGTGCACCAGGTGGCGGGGCGACTCGGGCAACCGGAAGTAAGCCCAGATCGCGGCCAGGGCCGGCACCGCGCCGATGGCGAAGAGGTAGCGCCAGGCGTCGTGCGGCGGGAACACCGCGAGGAGCAGCCCGCCGACAAGCGAGGCGGCGAGGATCCCCCAGATGAACAGGCTCTCGTAGATCAGCACGATCTTGCCGCGGGCCCTGGCGCGCACGAACTCGTTGAACATCGCGGCGGCCACCGGAACCTCGGCGCCCAGCCCGATGCCCTGGACGAGCCGGAACACCAGCAGGCTCTCCACGCTCCAGGCGAAGGCCGCGACCAGCGACAGCACTCCGAACAGCGCGGAGGACGCGATGAACGCGCTCTTGCGGCCGTACCGCTCGCTCACGAAGCCGAACCCGATCGCGCCGACGATCTGGCCCACGTAGCCCGCGGCGATCAGGAAACCGGCGGTCTCCACGCCCGCCCCGAACGTGCCGAGGATCGCGGCCATCGTCACCGCGACGGCCAGCGTGTCGAACGAGTCGAAGAACGTGCCCACCCCGAGGATCGAGGCGACCCTCAGGTGGAACCGCGTGAGCGGGACGCGCTCCATGCGGCCGAGCAGCGCGGCTCCCTCGGCGGTGCGGTCGTCGGCCGGGGCGGCGGGGGGCGGTGGTCTGTCGACGGTCATGGCCCTCTCCTTTGAGGCGGTACCGATCCTTCGAGGCCGGTCACTCGGCGAGCGTCAGCCGCCGCGCGGTGCTGTCGATCACGTCCTTGTCGATCACGTCGAGCCGGCAGCCCCGCAACAGCTCGGCCAGCCGGTCGACCTCCTGCCGGCGCGGACGGGGCATCGGCGGCCGCATGAGCGGGCTGCCGATCAGGCCCCTCAGCCAGGCCGCGGTCTTGTAGCGCACGTGGAGCCGCCCGAAGTCGGAGAACACGTACTCCTGCAGCTCCGAAAGGCCCGAGTTCCAGATCTCCGTGGCGCGCCGGACGTCGCCCTGCCGCCACGCCTGGATGTGGTCGAGCATCGGCTCGAGCGCGTAGTTGAAGGTGCCGGTCGCCGTGCCCTCGAAGGCGTCGTTCGCCAGGTTCTCGTGGAAGTACTTCCCGACCGCGCCAAGGATCGCGACGGGCCGGTCGAGCTCGCGCAGCGTGCGCGTCACCGCGCGGTAGCCGTCGTAGTTGTAGGTCATCTTCCAGCCGACGACCTGCGGCACCTCCTCGCAGATCCGGCGGACCGCGGCGGGCGGCAGTCCCACGCCGTACGCGGGGGTCGTCCTGCCGACCGGGTGGACGACGATCGGCAGGTCCACCGCATCGGTGATGGCGTGCAGCAGGTCGACAAGCACCTCGGGATAGGCCTCGGCATCCCAGGACTGGGTGATGTCGCCCGCGCCGATCGGGGGGAACACGAAGAGACCGTCGACGCCCAGCTCGGCGGCGTC
Encoded here:
- a CDS encoding amidohydrolase family protein yields the protein MRRIDLHAYPGTQPWIDSQGVFVEALGQYWGRAWEAETEEQVIEKFDEAGVEVVLVAFDIESVIGAPPCSNDYVTSLRAKYPERVIHSWGAVDPHKGEQAIAEAKRAVTELGVLGFHFHPIMGRYRVDDRELYPLWETINELGVPVMVDVGTTGMGAGMPGGLGSRIEHAHPIAVDHLAADFPDMTIIAAHPGWPWVDEMTAVALHKGNVHWELSGWAPKYFPDQLKKDIRGRLRHKIMFGSDHPSLPYERIFREWEELGYADDVLADVFHGNAERVLEL
- a CDS encoding (2,3-dihydroxybenzoyl)adenylate synthase; amino-acid sequence: MIDGVVPFPPEFAARYRARGYWRDRPLRAEFDDVFHTYADRIAVVDGPEQITYRQLDERSTHLARNLVDLGLRAGDRVVVQLPNTAIFVYLYFALQKLGAVPVLALPSHRYREIAHCVSLTDAVACAVPARHRSSRDGDFSFPDMVRRIGKDQERQLLGLVQGSDDPLDDRFVALEELLLRKPDAPEEALASVEIDPDDPAVFLLSGGTTGVPKLIPRSHNDYVFNSRLAVSVCDVSPDDALLLALPIEHNLPLACPGLQGFLLRGARVVLSTSTRPADVFDLVERHRVTHIHLVPSLLIRWLADPGIGSHDLSSLRVLQSGGQRLQPEVRERAGRLIPTAVVQENFGMAEGLLMFVRLDDPDDVRRETCGRPICPDDEVRLVDDDGRDVPPGEVGELCVRGPYTLRGYFRAPEHNTKAFTPDGYYLTGDLMRLHPSGNYVVEGRKKDLINRGGEKISAEEVENLILAHPDVANVACVPVPDEVLGERMCACVVLRPGTELELGELCDFLLAFEIAKHKLPERLEFFDELPLSPIGKVSKKDLVASVTEG
- a CDS encoding MFS transporter — its product is MTVDRPPPPAAPADDRTAEGAALLGRMERVPLTRFHLRVASILGVGTFFDSFDTLAVAVTMAAILGTFGAGVETAGFLIAAGYVGQIVGAIGFGFVSERYGRKSAFIASSALFGVLSLVAAFAWSVESLLVFRLVQGIGLGAEVPVAAAMFNEFVRARARGKIVLIYESLFIWGILAASLVGGLLLAVFPPHDAWRYLFAIGAVPALAAIWAYFRLPESPRHLVHKGDLETARRTVEEMEASRAIGKPAPTGDDVAVPVPAVKEPRTRFGELFAPAYRNRTAMLWCTWFTTYFALWGLTTFLPTLLVRAGVSQSHASLLSAAVTVGDMLVVYLAAATLDRLGRRFWFTAGYLLALVGAAFGVIAFGVAGASGWVVLFIASATLLVGVNINAPLIYMYTAELYPTRMRAWATMVGSTFRSGSAVIAPIVLGLLVGRAGGIAWMFALFGAVLVVGLVVFLRHGVETKQRTLEELAR
- a CDS encoding dihydrodipicolinate synthase family protein, with translation MPYEPFHRLFATPVLPFGDDGTIDEPGYRAFLRRFLTPAALDAGLALVANPEAGELFTLDREERQLVVRMALEETAGRAPVLAGVVDVTTTGAVQIARDAAELGVDGLFVFPPIGAGDITQSWDAEAYPEVLVDLLHAITDAVDLPIVVHPVGRTTPAYGVGLPPAAVRRICEEVPQVVGWKMTYNYDGYRAVTRTLRELDRPVAILGAVGKYFHENLANDAFEGTATGTFNYALEPMLDHIQAWRQGDVRRATEIWNSGLSELQEYVFSDFGRLHVRYKTAAWLRGLIGSPLMRPPMPRPRRQEVDRLAELLRGCRLDVIDKDVIDSTARRLTLAE